Genomic window (Paenibacillus sp. PK3_47):
TTAGGTGCGATGCCAATGCCGAATTCTGCCCGTCTGCCGCCGATAATCCAGCTGCTCCGGACAGCAGGGTGGGTCTTCTTCTCATTCTGTTCTTCCAGAACAGGCCCCAGCCTGTAGTCCCCCTCCACCACAACGGATTCACCGGGAGCAAGTGTATAGGCTGCAGTCAGCCCAAAGGTAATATTCTTGTCATTCTGTCCCTGAATTTCAACCGCCAGCTCAGAAGCGGAACGGTTCTTAATGTGATAACGAATGTTGTATGTAGAGCCAAACACAAGATCATGGCCATCCATTTCGGTCGAGATTTCAAAGTCAGGCGTGTCAAGCGCCGTCAGTCCCCGGCCGGTTTTCTCGAATTCGGCCCGCAGGAAGAGCTCTCCCTTCTGCCAGGTGTACTCCAGAAAATCAAAGCCGCGCTCCCGGCGTCCGTCCGGCTGAAGGGCAATCTCGCGGGTGCTGTCCCCATACCAGTCCAGCTCTTCAAAGTAAGGCGCAAGCGCCTCTGTCTGCAGAACGGCGGGAATGAAATTCATCAGATGAACGTAGCTTTCATTCTTTTCCCAGAAGAAGCCGCATTTCTTGTACATCGGCACGGCCTTGGTATTGCCTGCCCAGGTGAACAGATCCAGCCGCGGCCAGCCGAGTTCGACAGTCCTGCGGACAGCGTGCAGAATCAGATTGCGGCCCACCTTGTGACCGTGATAATCCGGCCGGACATTCAGCAGAGGAACGTATAATGCCCCTTCATCCTGGCGGTAGTGCGCAAAGCTGCAGAAGCCGACCACTTCCCTGCCGGCAACAGCAAGAAAGACATGTAAATGGGAGGATGCTTCCATTTCCCGGCGTACGGTGTCTTCGGTTCTCTGATTGGTGCCGCCGCCCCAGCTTTCGCTGCTGCGGTTCCACATTTCAGCCAGCGCGCCTGCGTAGGAAGGATCATATTCTATGATGTGTACTGTGTCGGTAATCGTATTTGTTGTCATGAGTTCAACTCCTTACCTCAAATGAGAGGATGTAATCAGCTGCGGCAGAGCAAATCCAGCCCTATAAGCCCTTATTATACAATTTACTGGAAAATATTACGAGGTAACAAATGCTTATAATCAAACAGAACCTTACAGCATATCCGGGGCAAATTGAAACAGCGGCAGCCGGGGACCGTATAAAGCCCTGAACTGCCGCTGCGGTATGGATACAAGGTTAACTCTCTCTTTTCTGTCCGAAATACATTAAATGATAGATAACAATCTGAAAGAACAGAAAGATCATCGCTGCTGTTGTTGACACCAAAATATAGTAGGATATGAACTCGGTCTTGAGGTAAAAGACAGTCACAATGGCGCCGCTGATCACTCCCAGTATAAGGTAGGTGGTCATAATGATGAATTTCCCCTTCATCCCGTTCAAACTGAAACGTTTTAGGATGACACTGTCAAAAAGAGGTGACAAGATTAATCCCATAATAATAAAAATAAAGAAGTCCGGAACAAAATTAAAGGCAAACAGCACACTGAACGAATGATACCCTACATCCATTGTTCTTTCCGATACCGGGGTGTATACTCTCCATGAGTTATACAAACTAAAAACAATGGCCGATACAATAGCAGCTATAAATTTGATCAGCATAAATCTGTAACCGTCACTGCGCATTTGTTCACCCTCTTAGCCTGTATTTGCCAGATGATTAACATTACCCACTTGAAAGTGATTTGTTTCCTGAATTATCCTGTTATATACTAAGTGGGAATTCTGTGTGAGGTTTGTCACGTCAACAAATCACAGAGATGGAGTGATACGATGAGCAGAATATCCTGGAGAACCGCTTCAACGCTTCTGATAACAGCTGCAATGGCAGCAGTGCTGGGCGCATGTTCGGACAATAATTCAGCCAATTCCGCAACAGAGACCAAAAATGCAGCAAATTCAAGCAGCGCAGCAGATTCAAAAGATACTGGCAATAACAGGCCCGAGTACTTGCCGGAAGACTTTCCGTTGCGGGATGATGCTGACATAACCAAATCTACATCGGGACAAACTGACGGCAAAAAGTCTGCACTCTTAATCTTCACATCCCGGGAGAAGGTAGACCAACTGGCCGAGACCTATAAAAACTATTTCCGGGATAAGGGTCTGGATGATGCGGGACAAATGATTGATGACAAGAACATCGTAATTCAAGGCTCAACGGACAAAGAGCAATGGTCTCTGATTGGCGGCGCCCTGTCTGCACAGGAAGGCACAACTGAACTGACATTAACCTGGTCTGAATTATAAATAGCGGTTTTGATGAATGTCCTAAAAGAGCGGATTTCTCAAGACCGCTTTTTTCGTATGACAGCATGCTACAGGCTCTGTGCTGGATTGGACAAATGAGAGGGTTTTCAGGTAATCTTTTAGAGTTGAATCTGCAGCCGTCTATGTAATAGAATGAACTAATTAAAGAGAAAAGGATGCGCGTCATAATGCGGTTGAGAAACCATCGTACACTAAGCATTAAATCCATACTATTTTTTACTGTCATCATGCTTGCGAAAAGTTACTTTGCCTGGTTCTACCTCTTCGAGGACGGCCCCTCCTGGAGCACCTTTTTCAAGGAAATCCCGTTTGTGCTCATTATTTTTTGCCTGATTGAATGGTTTGCCACCAAACGGAAAATACACATGTACATGCTGGTGAATCTGTTAATTACGATTCTGTTCTTCTCCCTCATCATCTACCATAATCACTTCGGCATTATTGCAACGTCACAGGTGATCGGGCAGGCCAAACAGGTGGGAGCCGTTAAAAAGAGTATTTTTGCGGTTGTCCATCCTCAGTATCTGCTGATTTTTCTGGACATTATTATCATTAGCCTCGTGATGCTGAGCCGGAAAAAAGCGCTGGCCTGGAAAAAATCCATGTCGCTCCCAAGCAACCGCAAAGTGCTCGCCGGCTTGTTCGCAGTCTCCCTGGCGATTTGTATGATGAATATTTTCCCGAACAAAGCCAGCATGAACGAGACGATCCAGGCCGAGCAAATGGGCATTTTGAATTACGAAGCCTATAACCTGCTGGCAGACCAGGAAGAAGAACAAATTGATTTATCTGAAATCACGCAATCTGTGATTAATGAAACCAAGGGAGTTCAGGCACAGCCCAGTCCGGTCCTGTTCGGATCTGCCAAAGGCAAGAATCTGGTCATCATCCAGATGGAGTCCTTCCAGAATTTCCTGATTAATCTGTCTATTGACGGACAGGAAATTACACCGAATCTGAATAAGCTTGCGGAGCGCAGCGTTTATTTCCCGCGGTTTTTCCAGCAGGTGGGGCAAGGGAACACTTCGGATGCTGAATTCATTGTGAATACCTCCTTTTATGTTCCGCCGGATGGTCCGGCAACGGATATTTACGCAGGCAAGGAGCTGCCAAGTTTGCCGAAGCTGCTGAAGTCACAAGGCTACAACACCGCTACCTTCCATACGAATGAAGTGGAGTTCTGGAACCGCGGGGAGCTGTACGAAGCGCTTGGGTTTGACCGTTACTACGACAAAACCTTCTTCGGTGAGGACGACACCGTATTCTACGGTGCTTCCGATGAGGTGCTCTACTCCAAAACTGCAGAGCGGCTGGCTGCGATGAATGACAGCGGAACTCCTTTTTACTCGCATGTCATCTCAATGTCCGCACACAATCCGTTCTCCATACCGGAGGAGAAGTATAAGATGCTGCTTCCGGAACGGTTCGAAGGCACCTTCATCGGCGACTATATCCGTTCCCAGAATTACGCAGACTATGCGGTCGGCCAGTTCATCGAAGAGCTTAAGCAGAACGGCGTATGGGAAGACAGCCTGGTTGTACTGTACGGCGATCACCGCGGGCTGCCTATTTTTTCACTGGATGAAGAAGACAAGATCCTCATGGAAGAAATCCTGGGTCATGAGTATACGGAACGCGACCTGATCAACATTCCCTTTATGATTACCTCTGCAGGGGCTCCGGCTCCAGCCGTTAAGAATCAATTGGGCGGTCAGGTGGATATTTTGCCGACGGTAGCCAATCTGCTGGGTATTTCTCTGGATAACCATATCCATTTCGGGCAGGATATCCTGAATCAGACATCCTACAATCTGCTGCCGCAGCGTTATTACCTCCCTACCGGATCGTTCGTGAATAACGAAGAGCTGTTCTTATCCGGCAGCGGGTTCGAGGACGGCCAGCATTACACCTTATCCGGTGACGGCGGCAGACCGCTGCAATCCACCGAGGATGAATTCAACCGTGCGCTGGAGCTTCTCCGGCTGTCGGACAGCTATGTGACACAACTACCTGACCGGGAAGTTGTGGAAGAAGAAGAATAACTGGAACAGCCGCCTCCGCTTCGGGTTTGAAGCACGGCGGCTGTTTTTGTTTTTACATCCGGCATGTACCATACGCTTCCTTCAGGTGAACACACACAAGTACCAGTTGTAAAATTCAATAACTTTAATAACTAAATAATAACAACAAAATAATTAAACTCATTTTATTATCATATAAACCCACTAAATTTTGCATATTCAGAGATATAATCGACTATTTTTCTAATAATAAATTCAATTTCATCCAAAATGTATAAAATCGTTATATAGACTCGCAATAATTTAATGCTAATATATAACTAACTTTAATACAAGCTTTTCTCTTTTATTAGCGCATATGTTATAGCCCTCATAATCCAATGGAAAGAGGTGAATCGTAGGCAACGTTATCCGTCATGAGGGTTCACATAAATAAAATTAACGAGGTGGTTACTGGTGATTACACGCAAGTGGTCGATCATATTAACGGTATTCTTACTGGTTTGTTCCTTGATTGGACTCCATCCGAAAAATGCACAAGCTGCCAGCGGCTTTTATGTAAGCGGAACCAAACTGATGGATGCTGCCGGACAACCGTTTGTGATGCGGGGTGTCAACCATGCTCATACCTGGTACAAAGATCAACTTTCTGCCGCAATTCCTGCAATTGCCAAGACCGGCGCCAATACCGTCCGCATCGTATTATCAGACGGCCACAAATGGACATTGGATGATGTGAACGCCGTC
Coding sequences:
- a CDS encoding LTA synthase family protein, which translates into the protein MRLRNHRTLSIKSILFFTVIMLAKSYFAWFYLFEDGPSWSTFFKEIPFVLIIFCLIEWFATKRKIHMYMLVNLLITILFFSLIIYHNHFGIIATSQVIGQAKQVGAVKKSIFAVVHPQYLLIFLDIIIISLVMLSRKKALAWKKSMSLPSNRKVLAGLFAVSLAICMMNIFPNKASMNETIQAEQMGILNYEAYNLLADQEEEQIDLSEITQSVINETKGVQAQPSPVLFGSAKGKNLVIIQMESFQNFLINLSIDGQEITPNLNKLAERSVYFPRFFQQVGQGNTSDAEFIVNTSFYVPPDGPATDIYAGKELPSLPKLLKSQGYNTATFHTNEVEFWNRGELYEALGFDRYYDKTFFGEDDTVFYGASDEVLYSKTAERLAAMNDSGTPFYSHVISMSAHNPFSIPEEKYKMLLPERFEGTFIGDYIRSQNYADYAVGQFIEELKQNGVWEDSLVVLYGDHRGLPIFSLDEEDKILMEEILGHEYTERDLINIPFMITSAGAPAPAVKNQLGGQVDILPTVANLLGISLDNHIHFGQDILNQTSYNLLPQRYYLPTGSFVNNEELFLSGSGFEDGQHYTLSGDGGRPLQSTEDEFNRALELLRLSDSYVTQLPDREVVEEEE